One part of the Desulfonema ishimotonii genome encodes these proteins:
- a CDS encoding insulinase family protein, translated as MTSLTDQNNPGLNAGDTIGGYRVLRVAPLREINAVFYELDHGATGARHIHISNKDTENTFGVGFKTVPSDSTGVAHILEHTVLCGSRKFPVRDPFFSMLKRSLNTFMNAFTASDWTMYPFSTQNRKDFYNLMDVYLDAAFYPNIGRLNFKQEGHRLEQEEDRLVYKGVVYNEMKGAMSSPDQVMSRSLLNALYPDTTYSNNSGGDPADIPSLTHEQLVAFHRRHYHPSNAFFFTYGTLPLRDHLAVIEDRVLRNFERIDPKTDVPAQPRWQAPKTVRYPYPLAPNEAPEKKYQACVAWLTADITDSFELLALSLLNEILLGNSASPLRKALIDSGLGSALSDGTGFDADNRDTMFACGLRDVTASAAPQVEKIVFDTLNGLVRDGIDPELAEAAIHQLEFHRKEVTNTPYPYGLKLLLSFSGTWFHDGDPLSILEFDQNLQQINDERANGPFFENLIRRHFLDNPHRVRFTLAPDQEMARKEEERVAAELAAIQSGLTGTETEQIRADADALAALQEEGEDLSVLPTLELEDIPPLTLSVPAGPSRGTFPATWYEQPTSGIFYFSAAAGLGRLPEPLVHLIPFFCYALTKCGTARRDYTEISRLLDRYTGGMGLSAHARTRFDNSGKCLPFVTFSSKALVRNQGKMFELLDEFLREFSFGDMNRLKTLFLEYRAALESSVVRNGHSLAISLASRNFSVPRHLDEIWKGVHQLKTIKAITDTGEEAFRAAADDLATIGRHLFTRDNLKIALIGEADALAAAISPLDALMGGLPAGNTDGFGSPDLAPGSDIPREGWSTSTAVSFVASSFETVRMGHEDAPALSVISKMLRSLYLHREIREKGGAYGGFSLYNMEDGLFCFGSYRDPHVVSTLRVYENAGEFITSGAYTEEDVKEAILQVCADIDHPDSPGQAARKAFYRDLIGLTDEARNQYKAGLLKLSREQVMAVAEKYFGKTTRPQAVAVISDEEKLKAANEQLGADALTLHRI; from the coding sequence ATGACATCACTGACAGATCAGAACAACCCCGGCCTGAACGCAGGCGATACCATCGGCGGCTACCGCGTTCTGCGGGTAGCGCCTCTCAGAGAGATCAACGCGGTTTTCTACGAGCTGGACCACGGGGCCACAGGGGCCCGGCATATCCACATCAGCAACAAAGACACCGAAAACACCTTTGGCGTCGGCTTCAAAACTGTTCCGTCGGATTCCACGGGCGTGGCCCATATTCTGGAGCACACCGTCCTGTGCGGCTCCCGGAAATTTCCCGTGCGGGACCCGTTTTTTTCCATGCTGAAGCGAAGCCTCAACACGTTTATGAACGCCTTTACGGCCTCCGACTGGACCATGTACCCGTTCTCCACCCAGAACCGGAAAGACTTCTACAACCTCATGGATGTCTATCTGGATGCGGCATTTTACCCCAATATCGGGCGGCTCAATTTCAAACAGGAGGGGCACCGCCTGGAGCAGGAGGAGGACCGGCTGGTCTACAAGGGGGTGGTCTATAATGAAATGAAGGGGGCCATGTCCTCGCCGGATCAGGTGATGAGCCGCTCACTTCTCAATGCCCTTTACCCGGACACGACCTACAGCAACAACTCCGGCGGCGACCCGGCGGACATCCCCTCCCTGACCCATGAACAGCTGGTGGCATTCCACCGGCGGCATTACCACCCCAGCAACGCCTTTTTCTTCACCTACGGCACCCTGCCCCTCAGAGACCATCTGGCGGTTATCGAGGACCGGGTGCTGCGCAATTTTGAGCGTATTGACCCGAAAACCGACGTCCCGGCCCAGCCCCGCTGGCAGGCCCCCAAAACGGTCCGTTACCCCTATCCCCTGGCCCCGAACGAGGCCCCGGAGAAGAAATATCAGGCCTGTGTGGCGTGGCTGACTGCGGACATCACTGATTCCTTTGAGCTGCTGGCCCTCTCCCTGCTCAACGAGATTCTCCTGGGAAATTCCGCATCCCCCCTGCGGAAGGCCCTGATTGATTCCGGACTCGGCAGCGCCCTGTCCGATGGCACGGGATTTGACGCCGACAACCGGGACACGATGTTCGCCTGCGGCCTCCGGGATGTGACGGCCTCGGCCGCCCCGCAGGTGGAAAAAATCGTTTTCGACACATTGAACGGGCTGGTCCGGGACGGCATTGACCCGGAACTGGCAGAGGCCGCCATTCATCAGCTCGAATTCCACCGCAAGGAGGTGACCAACACCCCCTACCCCTATGGCCTGAAGCTGCTCCTCTCCTTCAGCGGCACATGGTTCCACGACGGCGATCCCCTCAGCATTCTGGAGTTCGACCAGAACCTTCAACAGATTAACGACGAGCGGGCCAATGGGCCGTTTTTTGAGAACCTGATCCGCCGTCATTTCCTGGACAACCCCCACCGGGTACGCTTCACCCTGGCGCCGGACCAGGAGATGGCGCGGAAGGAGGAAGAGCGGGTGGCAGCGGAGCTGGCGGCCATTCAGTCCGGACTGACCGGGACCGAAACGGAACAGATCCGCGCCGACGCCGACGCCCTGGCGGCGCTTCAGGAGGAGGGGGAGGATCTTTCCGTATTGCCCACCCTGGAACTGGAGGATATTCCGCCCCTGACCCTGAGCGTGCCTGCCGGACCGTCCCGGGGGACGTTTCCGGCCACCTGGTATGAGCAGCCCACCTCCGGGATTTTCTACTTCTCTGCCGCGGCCGGGCTGGGGAGGCTGCCCGAACCGCTGGTACACCTGATCCCCTTTTTCTGCTATGCCCTGACCAAATGCGGGACCGCCCGCCGCGACTACACGGAGATTTCCCGGCTGCTGGACCGGTATACCGGCGGCATGGGGCTGTCGGCCCACGCCCGAACCCGGTTTGATAATTCCGGGAAATGCCTCCCGTTTGTCACCTTCAGCAGCAAAGCCCTGGTGCGCAATCAGGGGAAGATGTTTGAACTGCTGGACGAATTCCTCCGGGAGTTCAGCTTCGGGGATATGAACCGCCTGAAAACCCTGTTTCTGGAATACCGGGCCGCCCTGGAGTCGTCCGTTGTGCGGAACGGCCACAGTCTGGCCATCTCCCTCGCCTCCCGGAACTTCTCGGTTCCCCGCCATCTGGATGAGATCTGGAAAGGGGTTCACCAGCTGAAAACCATCAAGGCGATCACCGATACCGGAGAAGAGGCCTTCAGGGCGGCTGCGGACGACCTCGCCACCATCGGCAGACATCTCTTTACGCGGGACAACCTGAAAATCGCCCTGATCGGTGAGGCCGATGCCCTTGCGGCGGCGATCTCTCCCCTGGACGCCCTCATGGGCGGACTGCCGGCAGGGAATACGGACGGCTTCGGATCGCCGGATCTGGCGCCCGGCAGCGATATTCCCAGAGAGGGCTGGAGTACGTCAACGGCGGTCTCCTTTGTGGCCAGCTCCTTTGAGACGGTCCGCATGGGCCATGAGGACGCACCGGCCCTGTCGGTGATCAGCAAGATGCTCCGCTCTCTCTACCTGCACCGGGAGATCCGGGAAAAGGGCGGGGCCTACGGCGGATTTTCCCTGTACAACATGGAGGACGGCCTGTTCTGCTTTGGCTCCTACCGCGACCCCCACGTCGTCTCCACCCTGAGGGTCTATGAAAACGCGGGAGAATTCATCACATCCGGGGCCTATACGGAGGAGGATGTCAAAGAGGCGATTCTCCAGGTCTGCGCCGATATCGACCACCCGGACTCGCCGGGTCAGGCCGCCCGGAAGGCCTTTTACCGGGATCTGATCGGGCTGACGGACGAGGCCCGGAACCAGTACAAGGCCGGGCTGCTGAAGCTCAGCCGGGAACAGGTGATGGCCGTGGCAGAGAAATATTTCGGGAAAACGACCCGGCCCCAGGCTGTGGCCGTCATATCGGATGAGGAGAAGCTGAAGGCGGCCAACGAACAGCTGGGGGCGGATGCCCTGACGCTTCACCGGATTTAA